A portion of the Enterobacter sp. SA187 genome contains these proteins:
- the zntB gene encoding zinc transporter ZntB: MEAIKGSDVNVPDAVYAWLLDGKGGVTTLSDEDVIDDKHPCWLHLNYTNQESAAWLATTPLLPNNVRDALAGDSLRPRVSRLGEGTLITLRCINGSTDERPDQLVAMRLYMDERLIVSTRQRKVLALDDVVHDLQEGTGPTDVGGWLVDVCDALTDHASEFIEVLHDKIIDLEDNLLDQQIPPRGFLALLRKQLIVMRRYMAPQRDVYARLASERFPWMNDDQRRRMQDISDRLGRGLDEIDACIARTGVMTDEITQVMQESLSRRSYTMSLMAMVFLPSTFLTGLFGVNLGGIPGGGWHLGFAIFCLMLVVLIGGVTWWLHRSKWL; the protein is encoded by the coding sequence GTGGAGGCAATTAAGGGATCGGACGTTAACGTCCCGGATGCAGTCTATGCGTGGCTGCTGGATGGTAAAGGCGGCGTGACGACGCTGAGCGATGAAGACGTTATTGACGACAAGCATCCATGCTGGCTGCACCTCAACTATACCAATCAGGAGAGCGCGGCCTGGCTTGCGACCACGCCTTTGCTTCCCAACAACGTGCGCGATGCGCTGGCGGGCGACAGCCTGCGGCCGCGCGTCAGCCGCTTAGGCGAGGGGACGCTGATCACGCTGCGCTGCATTAACGGCAGCACCGATGAGCGCCCGGATCAGCTGGTGGCGATGCGTTTATATATGGATGAGCGGCTGATTGTCTCGACACGGCAGCGTAAAGTGCTGGCGCTGGATGACGTGGTGCACGATCTCCAGGAAGGCACCGGGCCGACGGACGTCGGCGGCTGGCTGGTGGATGTCTGCGATGCCCTGACCGATCATGCCAGCGAATTTATCGAAGTGCTGCATGACAAAATCATCGATCTGGAAGATAACCTGCTCGATCAGCAAATTCCCCCGCGGGGTTTTCTGGCTCTGCTGCGCAAACAGCTGATCGTAATGCGGCGCTATATGGCGCCGCAGCGGGATGTGTATGCCCGTCTCGCCAGCGAGCGTTTTCCGTGGATGAATGACGATCAGCGCCGCCGTATGCAGGATATTTCTGACCGGCTGGGACGCGGGCTGGATGAAATCGACGCCTGTATCGCCCGTACGGGCGTGATGACCGATGAGATCACCCAGGTGATGCAGGAGTCATTGTCACGACGCAGCTACACCATGTCGCTGATGGCAATGGTGTTTTTACCCAGTACCTTCCTGACCGGGCTGTTCGGCGTTAACCTCGGCGGCATTCCCGGCGGCGGCTGGCATCTCGGCTTTGCGATCTTCTGCCTGATGTTGGTGGTATTGATCGGCGGAGTTACCTGGTGGTTACATCGCAGTAAATGGTTGTAA
- the ttcA gene encoding tRNA 2-thiocytidine(32) synthetase TtcA → MSQNQEVNKKEQYNLNKLQKRLRRNVGEAIADFNMIEEGDRIMVCLSGGKDSYTMLEILRNLQQSAPVNFSLVAVNLDQKQPGFPGHILPEYLEQLGVEYKIVEENTYGIVKEKIPEGKTTCSLCSRLRRGILYRTATELGATKIALGHHRDDILQTLFLNMFYGGKMKGMPPKLMSDDGKHIVIRPLAYCREKDIERFAEAKGYPIIPCNLCGSQPNLQRQVIGDMLRDWDKRYPGRLETMFSAMQNVVPSHLNDVNLFDFKGITQGAEVVDGGDLAFDRESIPLQPVGWQPEDEDAQLDELRLNVVEVK, encoded by the coding sequence ATGTCGCAAAATCAAGAAGTTAACAAAAAAGAACAGTATAACCTGAACAAACTCCAGAAGCGTCTGCGCCGCAATGTGGGTGAAGCCATTGCGGACTTCAACATGATTGAAGAAGGCGATCGCATTATGGTGTGTCTGTCAGGCGGTAAAGACAGCTACACCATGCTGGAGATCCTGCGCAATCTGCAGCAGAGCGCGCCGGTCAATTTCTCGCTGGTGGCGGTTAACCTCGATCAGAAACAGCCTGGCTTCCCGGGTCATATTCTTCCTGAATATCTCGAACAGCTCGGCGTCGAATATAAAATCGTTGAGGAAAATACCTACGGCATCGTAAAAGAGAAGATCCCGGAAGGTAAAACCACCTGTTCACTCTGTTCGCGTCTGCGTCGTGGCATTCTTTACCGTACCGCCACCGAGCTGGGCGCCACGAAAATCGCCCTCGGCCATCATCGCGATGACATTTTGCAAACGCTGTTTTTGAATATGTTCTATGGCGGCAAAATGAAAGGCATGCCGCCGAAGCTGATGAGCGACGACGGCAAGCATATTGTGATCCGTCCGCTGGCCTACTGCCGCGAGAAAGACATTGAGCGTTTTGCCGAAGCGAAAGGCTACCCGATTATTCCGTGCAACCTGTGCGGTTCGCAGCCGAACCTGCAACGTCAGGTGATTGGCGACATGCTGCGCGACTGGGATAAACGCTATCCGGGCCGTCTGGAAACCATGTTCAGCGCCATGCAGAACGTGGTGCCATCGCACCTGAACGACGTTAACCTGTTTGATTTTAAAGGTATTACGCAGGGGGCTGAAGTGGTGGATGGCGGCGATCTGGCCTTCGATCGTGAATCCATTCCGCTGCAACCGGTAGGCTGGCAGCCGGAAGACGAAGACGCTCAACTCGATGAGCTGCGCCTTAACGTTGTTGAAGTGAAATGA
- the dbpA gene encoding ATP-dependent RNA helicase DbpA: MTAFSTLNALPAAQIENLNELGYLTMTPVQAAALPAILAGKDVRVQAKTGSGKTAAFGLGLLQHIDASQFQTQSLILCPTRELADQVASELRRLARFMPNIKILTLCGGQPFGAQRDSLQHAPHIIVATPGRLLDHLQKNTVALDHLQTLVMDEADRMLDMGFSDAIDAVIRFAPASRQTLLFSATWPEAIAAISGRVQRDPETIEIDTVDDLPAVEQQFFEVSRNGKISLLQKLLSEHRPASCVVFCNTKKDCQEVCDALNEAGQDALALHGDLEQRDRDQTLVRFANGSARILVATDVAARGLDIKSLELVVNYELAWDPEVHVHRIGRTARAGNSGLAISLCAPEEAQRANILSEMLQLKLNWLNPPANVKVVPLEAEMATLCIDGGKKAKMRAGDVLGAMTGDMGMDGADIGKITIHPAHVYVAVRQGVARQAWKQFQSGKIKGKTCRVRLLK, encoded by the coding sequence GTGACCGCTTTTTCTACCCTGAATGCTCTACCCGCCGCCCAGATCGAGAACCTGAACGAACTGGGCTATCTGACCATGACACCTGTCCAGGCAGCGGCGTTGCCCGCGATCCTTGCCGGGAAAGATGTCCGCGTGCAGGCAAAAACCGGGAGCGGGAAAACGGCGGCTTTTGGCTTAGGGCTGTTGCAGCACATTGACGCCAGCCAGTTTCAGACGCAGTCGCTGATTTTATGCCCGACCCGTGAACTGGCGGATCAGGTTGCCAGCGAACTGCGCCGCCTGGCGCGTTTTATGCCGAACATTAAGATCCTGACGTTGTGCGGCGGCCAGCCATTCGGCGCGCAGCGCGATTCGCTGCAACATGCGCCGCATATTATCGTCGCCACGCCGGGGCGTTTACTGGATCACCTGCAAAAGAACACCGTGGCGCTCGATCACCTGCAAACGCTGGTGATGGATGAAGCGGATCGCATGCTGGATATGGGATTCAGTGATGCCATTGACGCGGTGATTCGCTTTGCGCCCGCCTCGCGCCAGACGCTGCTGTTTTCCGCCACCTGGCCGGAGGCTATCGCCGCCATCAGCGGACGCGTGCAGCGCGATCCGGAAACTATCGAAATTGATACCGTCGACGATCTGCCTGCCGTTGAGCAGCAATTTTTTGAAGTTTCCCGCAACGGCAAAATCAGCCTGTTGCAAAAGCTGCTGAGCGAGCACCGCCCGGCGTCCTGCGTGGTATTCTGCAACACCAAAAAAGATTGTCAGGAAGTATGCGATGCGCTGAACGAAGCAGGGCAGGACGCGCTGGCGCTGCATGGCGATCTGGAGCAGCGCGACCGCGACCAGACGCTGGTGCGCTTTGCCAACGGCAGCGCCCGCATCCTGGTGGCGACCGACGTGGCGGCCCGCGGGCTGGACATCAAGTCCCTTGAACTGGTGGTGAACTACGAGCTGGCGTGGGATCCGGAAGTGCACGTGCACCGTATTGGCCGTACGGCGCGAGCCGGTAACAGCGGTCTGGCGATCAGCCTCTGCGCCCCGGAAGAAGCCCAGCGCGCCAATATCCTGTCTGAAATGCTGCAACTGAAGCTGAACTGGCTGAACCCGCCAGCAAACGTGAAAGTTGTGCCGCTGGAAGCGGAAATGGCGACGCTGTGCATTGATGGCGGTAAAAAAGCCAAAATGCGCGCCGGGGATGTGCTGGGGGCGATGACCGGAGATATGGGCATGGATGGCGCAGATATCGGTAAGATTACCATTCATCCGGCACATGTTTATGTGGCGGTGCGTCAGGGCGTGGCGCGTCAGGCGTGGAAGCAGTTCCAGAGCGGCAAAATTAAAGGCAAGACCTGCCGCGTACGTTTACTGAAATAA
- the ynaL gene encoding proline-rich small protein YnaL has protein sequence MSRLNLFNPVDTLPTDPIPVDPVPVPDPIPHPQPLPDPPPDEVPIKLSR, from the coding sequence ATGTCCCGTCTCAATCTGTTTAATCCTGTTGATACGCTGCCCACCGACCCGATCCCCGTTGACCCGGTTCCGGTGCCCGATCCCATTCCCCATCCACAGCCTTTACCCGATCCGCCGCCGGACGAGGTGCCGATTAAATTGTCGCGTTGA
- a CDS encoding methyl-accepting chemotaxis protein, with product MAVSKDGTLITLLAILSLITLGLLWAYMTFYLVSPINTVKKSIDEVIAGNLSITIPIFGNNCAGRLIPGINHLSSNIATLVREIRASSQAAMDLSGQLHSRSAELAVKSEEQSAALIQTASSMEQMAASTRNNAENTRRATQYASEATGSARRGGELMDQVSNNMQSITDCAQQMTDIIAMIDGIAFQTNILALNAAVEAARAGDHGKGFSVVAGEVRTLAHRSAEAAKSIKSLIAVTTQNVSQGAQVVEEAGKNMQEIVAGAGQVSQLMDEISVSTLQQEKGIAQISQALSELEKLTQSNVTMVDELSGSADVLKSQVLELQGRTRSFRLENAPQPVAQAGAAFLHKIQRTGTFSDCLSPADS from the coding sequence ATGGCCGTCTCAAAAGACGGCACCTTAATTACTCTGCTGGCTATTTTATCGCTGATAACGCTCGGTTTATTATGGGCATATATGACGTTTTATTTAGTCTCGCCGATCAATACCGTTAAAAAAAGCATCGATGAAGTCATCGCCGGTAACTTATCTATTACCATCCCGATTTTCGGTAACAACTGTGCGGGGCGGTTGATCCCGGGCATCAATCATCTTTCCAGTAACATCGCCACGCTGGTGCGGGAAATCCGCGCCTCCTCGCAGGCGGCCATGGATCTTTCCGGGCAGCTGCACTCCCGCAGCGCGGAGCTGGCGGTGAAAAGCGAAGAGCAGTCCGCCGCGCTGATCCAGACCGCTTCCAGCATGGAGCAAATGGCGGCCAGCACCAGAAATAACGCGGAAAACACCCGGCGCGCCACGCAGTACGCCAGCGAAGCCACCGGCAGCGCGCGCCGGGGCGGTGAGCTAATGGATCAAGTCTCGAACAATATGCAGTCCATTACCGACTGTGCGCAGCAGATGACCGACATTATCGCCATGATCGACGGCATCGCGTTCCAGACCAATATTCTGGCCCTTAACGCCGCGGTGGAAGCCGCCCGTGCGGGGGATCATGGTAAAGGTTTCTCGGTGGTAGCGGGAGAGGTCAGAACCCTTGCGCACCGCAGCGCCGAAGCCGCCAAAAGCATCAAATCGCTGATCGCGGTGACGACGCAAAACGTCAGCCAGGGCGCGCAGGTGGTCGAAGAAGCAGGTAAAAACATGCAGGAGATCGTCGCCGGGGCCGGGCAGGTGAGCCAGCTTATGGATGAGATTTCGGTTTCAACGCTGCAACAGGAAAAAGGTATCGCGCAAATCAGCCAGGCGCTGTCAGAGCTGGAAAAACTCACCCAAAGCAATGTCACTATGGTGGATGAGCTGTCCGGCTCGGCGGATGTGCTGAAAAGCCAGGTGCTTGAACTCCAGGGCAGAACGCGCAGTTTCCGGCTGGAAAACGCGCCGCAGCCAGTGGCGCAGGCAGGCGCGGCATTTCTCCATAAAATTCAGCGCACTGGCACCTTTTCTGATTGCTTAAGCCCGGCAGACAGCTAG
- a CDS encoding Y-family DNA polymerase, whose product MFALVDVNSFYASCETIFRPDLWGKPVVVLSNNDGCVIARSAEAKKYGVVMGAPFFKQRDLFRAHNITCFSSNYELYADMSKRVMDTLEYLCPRVEMYSIDEAFCDLTGVRNCRDLTAFGQEIRQTIARDTRLKVGVGIAQTKTLAKLANYAAKRWPQFNGVVDLSNLERQRKLMARLDVGEVWGIGRRIARRLEAMGISKAIQLADADINFIRKHFSVVLERTVRELRGESCLAFEELTPTKQEIICSRSFGERVTDYEHMRQAICSHAFRAAEKLRAERQYCRFISAFVKTSPFALNEPYYGKSASISLLTPTQDSRDIIDAATRCLKLIWKEGFHYQKAGVMLGDFFSQGVAQLNLFDDHAPRPGSEALMATLDELNRKKGRGTLYFAGQGIRQEWQMKREMLSPRYTTRFSDFLMVPVG is encoded by the coding sequence ATGTTTGCTCTGGTGGATGTCAACTCATTTTATGCCAGTTGCGAAACCATATTCCGGCCTGATTTGTGGGGTAAGCCGGTAGTGGTGCTCAGCAATAATGACGGCTGCGTGATTGCCCGCAGCGCCGAGGCGAAAAAATACGGCGTGGTAATGGGCGCGCCTTTTTTCAAACAGCGGGATCTGTTTCGCGCCCATAACATCACCTGTTTCAGCAGTAACTATGAGCTCTACGCCGACATGAGCAAAAGGGTAATGGACACGCTGGAATATCTCTGTCCGCGCGTGGAAATGTACTCCATCGACGAAGCCTTTTGCGATTTAACCGGCGTGCGCAATTGTCGCGATCTGACGGCGTTCGGCCAGGAGATCCGCCAGACCATCGCGCGGGATACCCGCCTGAAGGTTGGCGTTGGCATCGCGCAAACCAAGACGCTGGCGAAGCTGGCTAACTATGCCGCCAAACGCTGGCCGCAGTTTAACGGCGTGGTGGATCTGTCGAACCTGGAGCGGCAGCGCAAGCTGATGGCGCGGCTGGATGTGGGCGAGGTGTGGGGCATCGGGCGGCGCATCGCCAGAAGGCTGGAGGCAATGGGGATCAGCAAAGCCATTCAGCTGGCCGATGCCGACATTAACTTTATCCGTAAACATTTCAGCGTGGTGCTGGAAAGAACCGTGCGCGAGCTGCGCGGCGAATCCTGCCTGGCGTTCGAGGAGTTGACCCCGACCAAACAGGAGATCATCTGTAGCCGCAGCTTCGGCGAGCGGGTGACGGACTATGAGCACATGCGTCAGGCCATTTGCAGCCATGCCTTTCGCGCGGCGGAAAAACTGCGGGCGGAACGCCAGTACTGCCGGTTTATTTCGGCCTTCGTGAAGACCTCGCCCTTTGCGTTAAACGAGCCTTACTATGGCAAAAGCGCCTCCATCAGCCTGCTGACGCCCACTCAGGACAGCCGGGATATTATTGACGCCGCCACGCGCTGTCTGAAACTCATCTGGAAAGAGGGATTCCACTATCAGAAAGCGGGCGTCATGCTGGGGGATTTCTTCAGCCAGGGCGTCGCCCAGCTTAATCTGTTTGATGACCATGCCCCGCGGCCCGGCAGCGAGGCGCTGATGGCGACGCTTGATGAACTGAACCGCAAAAAAGGACGGGGGACGCTCTATTTCGCCGGGCAGGGGATCCGTCAGGAGTGGCAGATGAAACGTGAAATGCTGTCGCCGCGCTACACCACGCGGTTTTCTGATTTTCTGATGGTGCCGGTGGGATAA
- a CDS encoding translesion error-prone DNA polymerase V autoproteolytic subunit, whose translation MKCYHPAELRVVYALPLFGDLVQCGFPSPAQDYVEKTLDMNEWLIQHPSATYFVRAAGDSMIEGGISDGDLLVVDASLKADHGDIIIAAVDGEFTVKQLQLRPVLQLNPLNRAYRPIPILSEDALEVFGVVTFIVKATR comes from the coding sequence ATGAAGTGCTATCACCCTGCTGAACTGCGCGTGGTTTACGCGCTCCCTTTGTTCGGCGATCTTGTCCAGTGCGGTTTTCCTTCTCCCGCGCAGGATTATGTTGAAAAAACGCTCGATATGAATGAATGGCTAATTCAGCATCCCTCAGCCACTTATTTTGTCCGCGCTGCGGGCGATTCAATGATTGAAGGGGGAATTAGCGACGGCGATCTGCTGGTGGTGGATGCCTCGCTAAAAGCCGATCATGGCGATATTATTATTGCCGCCGTCGACGGCGAATTTACCGTCAAACAACTCCAGCTTCGTCCCGTCCTGCAACTTAATCCGCTCAACCGCGCCTATCGACCTATTCCCATCCTGAGCGAAGATGCGCTGGAAGTATTCGGCGTGGTCACCTTTATCGTAAAAGCGACACGCTGA